Within the Streptomyces sp. R41 genome, the region CCGACGGCCCGGGCTCTTTGGCCATGAGTTCTCTACGAGTTCTCTGCGAGTGCCCTCACGACCATGGAGAGCGTTGAAACGGTCCCGCGAGAAGGCAGCGTCCGAGCTGTTCGCCGCCCTCTACCCGCGCCTCGCCGGCTGGTGCCGTCGGCTGGTCGACGACGACGAGACGGCCCACGAGATCGCCTCGGAGGCGTTCACCCGGCTCTGGGCCCGCTGGACCTCCGTGGCGGAGCCCCGCGGCTTCCTCTACGTCACCGCGGCCAACCTCGTCCGGGACCACTGGCGAAAGCTCGAACGCGAACGCAGAGCCGTGCGCCGCGCCACCGCCGAAGCCGCCGTCCGCCCGCAGACCGAACAGGCCGACCCGTCGGTACGCCTGCTCGTGCAGTCGCTGCCGGAACGACTGCGCGTCCCGATCCTGCTGCACTACTACGCTGACATGCCGATCCGGGAGGTGTCCGCGCTGACCGGGCGCAAGGAAGGAACCATCAAGGCCGACCTCCACGCGGCCCGCGAACTGCTCCGCGCCCACCTGAGGAGAAGCCTTGATCACACACTCTGACGACGATCCGGACTTCGAACCGGACGACCCCCTCGCCGTGATCCTGCGACCCCCCTCCGACTACCTCGGCCCACCGGCCGGCCGCTACGAGGCGATCCGCCGCGGTGCGGCCCGCCGCAGGCTGCTCCGCTCCGCGGTCGGCGTCGGCCTGGCGTGCGCCGTCGCCGCTCTCGTCGCGCTGCCCTTCCACCTGACGGCGACTTCCGAGGCGCCCACGTCCCCGACGGTCCCTCTCGCCCCACCGCCCGCGAGCAGTCCTTCGGTCGCGCCCACTCCGTCGGCGTCGCCCGAGCCGGTCAGTCCTCGCCCCACCGGCAGCACTCGCAGCACCGGCCCCCGTCCCACCGCGAGTACGCGGACCGACAGCCCCGGCACCCCGACGAGCGCCGTCCCCACCCGCGCGCCGTCGGCGATACCGACCCCCGGGCCGACGTAGTTTTGAACATGTTCAAGTCGGGGCGTACGCTCCTGCCATGAGCGACAGAGCCGCCCTTCTCAAGGGCATCCGCGCATGGCTGGTCATCTTTGTCGTCTGCCTGGTGCTCAGCGGCGCCACGGCATTCCCTCTGGTGCACGAACTCCACTGGACCGAGGACCTGTTGCGGTCCCTCTCGGTGCCCGAGCACCTGCCCGTCCTGATGGACTGGATCGAGCACGTACGCCGCGGGCTCGACGCCACCGACGCCAAGTACCCCTTCGTGCTGTACGGAACGGACTGGCTGGCGTTCGCGCATCTTGTGATCGCGGTCGCCTTCTACGGGCCGTACCGCGACCCGGTGCGCAACATCTGGGTCGTCGAGTTCGGCATGATCGCCTGCGCCGGCATCGTCCCGCTCGCACTGATCTGCGGGCCGATCCGCGGGATCCCCTTCTGGTGGACCGTCATCGACATGTCCTTCGGCATCATCGGGGTGATCCCGCTGTACGTCGTACGGAAGAAGATCAAGCGGCTCGAGGCGCTCACCCCGAATCCCGGTCAGGCCGCCCCGGCCCTGGCTACTTGAGCGCCGCCAGCGCGATCCGCTGGGCCACCGGGTTCATCGACTCGCCCTTCGCGTCGGTCGAGTTGACCGAGTAGACGAGGGTGCGGGAGAGGTCCCTGGTGGCCACGACGACCGCGCTGTAGCCGTACCGGGCGCCCGACTTGAGCCAGTAGACCCTGCCTCCGTACTCGAAGCGCTGGAGCCCCGCGCTCATGTCGGCGCCCTCGATGCCCGAGGGGACGGTGAACATCTCCTCCAGCTGTGGCTCGGGGACCAGATCGCCCCGGAAGAGGTGGGTGATCAGCCGTTCCAGATCCGCCGTCGTGGAGATCATGTCGCCCGCGGCCCAGCGGTCCGCCTGGTTCCAGTCGGTGACGTCGACGAACTCGGTCGTACCGTCCGCCCGTTTCACCGCCTGGTAGCCGTGGTTGTGCGGTCCGTGGATGCGCGGGTCCGTGCCGGGGAAGTACGAGTGGCGCATCCCGGCCGGCCGGAGGATCCGACGGGTCGCTTCCCGCGCGTACGTGTGCCCGGTCACCTTCTCGATCAGCATGCCGAGGATCGTGTAGTTGATGTTCAGGTAGTCCTGCTTCTCGCCCGGGCGGAATTCCGGCCCCTTCGCCACCGCCGAGACGACGACCTCCTTCGGCGTGAGCGTGTCGAAGCGGTGCGCGTACGCCTCCTCGAAGGAGTCGCCGAAGCCGTCGCCCGCCTGGATCCCGCTGGTGTGGTTCAGCAACTGCCGTACGGTGATGGGCTTGAAGGCGGTCGACAGCAGTCCGGGCAGGTAGTGCTGCACAGGGGTGCCCAGCTCGACCTTGCCCTCCGCCGCGAGCTGGAGCACGACCGCGGCCGTGACCACCTTCGTCGTCGAACCCGCCCGGAAGAGCGCGTTCGGGTCGGCCTTCCGCCCGCTCGCCAGATCGTGCACGCCCGCGCTGCCGCGCCAGCGGCCGTCGGTGCCCCCGACCCGCACCAGCGCGGCGGTCGCGTCCGCGTCCGGGAGCCCGGCGAGCGCGGCGCGCAGGGCCTCGGCGTCGGGTCCCGTCGTCCGCGCGGCGACCGTGCCGGGGGAGGCGAGCGCGGGCGCGCTCAAGGGGCCGGCGGCGAGACCGAGGGCGACGGCGACGGCGAGGGCAACTACGGGGCGGCGTACGGCCATTGAGCACTCCTGTGATCGGTGCGGCGGTCGGAGATGATGTTCATCCTGCGGCCGTACGCGGTCCCCGGGATCGTCACTGAGGAGGGGGCCGTCCCCCGCATCGGCGCAAGGGTCGCCCCTAGGGGGCCTGGGAGGGGCTTCGCGGGGTCGAAAGTTTCGCTCGGCACGCCCCCGCAAAAAACTGTTATCGAGGAGCGTCCCTCTCCGTCTCCAAAGGTGAAACGTCGTGGACACGGCCCCGTGAGCCGCGGCGATGGCCGAGAAGGTACGTTCCGAAGACGAAGAGACCAGGGGAAGGACGGACGTGGACGGGCGGGAGTGGCGCTCCACCATCGCGGCCGCGCAGGCCGGTGACCGGCGCGCGCTCGACGAGCTGGTCGCGGGCTGGCTGCCCCTCGTCTACAACATCGTCGGCCGCGCGCTGAACGGCCACGCGGACGTCGACGACGTCGTGCAGGAGACCATGCTGCGCGCCGTCGACAACCTCGGCACGCTGCGCGATCCGGACAGCTTCCGGTCCTGGCTTGTGGCCATCGCGATGCGCCAGATACGTGACCGGGCGCGTCGTCGGACCTCCGAGACGCTCGACGACGGCGCGGGCGACCAGGCCGCCGACTTCGCCGAACTGACCGTACTGCGGCTCCAGTTGGAGGGGCAGCGGCGCGAGGTCGCGGAAGCCGTGCGCTGGCTCGACGACGAGGACCGCCAACTGCTGTCGCTGTGGTGGCTGGAGGTCGCGGGCGAGCTCACCCGGCGGGAACTCGCGGCGGCCGTCGGCATCAGCCGGCAGCACGCCGCCGTCCGCGTCCAGCGCATGAAGGAGCGCCTGGAGACCGCGCGCGGCATCGTCCGGGCGCTCGACTCGTCCTGCCCCGAGCTGCCCGAGGTGACCGGTCGCTGGGACGGACGGCCCGACTCGGTGTGGCGCAAGCGGCTGGCCCGGCACATCCGGGGCTGCGCGTACTGCTCGGGCGCGCGCGAGACGGTCGTACCGGCCGAACGGCTCCTCGTCGGGATCGCGCTCGTCCCGGTACCGGTCGGCTTCACGCTCTCGCTGGCCCTGGGCGGCAAGACCGCGGCGGCCGCGACAAGCGTCGGATGGTCCGCCAAGGTGATCAGCGCGCTGACCAAGCCCGCCGTGGCGGTGACGGCCGGCGCGACGATCGCCGCCGGCGGCGCGTACGTCGTGACGCAGACCCCGGACAAACCGCCCCCGCGGGCCGCCGTCGCGCCCACGGCGGCGAGTACGGCCCGCCCCCCGTCGCACACCCCGTCACCCACGCCGTCCGCCTCGCCCTCACCGTCGCCGACGAAGACCGACGTGTACGGCACGGTCGTCGACGCCGTCGACCGGGCTCCGGATCCGAACGCGCGGCCAGGCGCCCTGCCGCACCGGCCCGAGTCCGGGATCACCAGCACCGGCGGCGCGAAGGCGGTGATGCAACACCGCGGAGACGGCGTGACCCTCAGCGGCAAGGGATACGTCCTGGTGCGCTGGCAGATCTCGCCGAAGTCCCGACCAGGGGCGCTGGTCATGCCGGCGTGGACCGGCCTCAAGGGAAAGCTCTTCCATGTGGCGTCGGGTGGTGGCCGCCGGATGGACGACGCCCTCGCGGGGAGCCCCGACGGCTACGCCACGGGCATGGGCGGGCCGGACATCGGATACGCCGTACTGCCGTCCGGCACACAGCAGATGTGGCAGAACGAGTACTTCTACCTCGACGGCACCGTCACCCTCACCGTGAACGAACGGGGCGCCGACTACGGCCTGATCGTCTTTCCGTCGAGCTGGGACGAGGCGAACAAGGACGTCACGACCGGCCCGGCCCAGGGCGCGATCCGCTACGGCCTGGTCCGCGACAACGGCGAGGACACGGCCCCGGTGCCGCAGTACCTGACCCGCTCCACCCCCACCGACCCGGCGACGGTTGCTCAGCGCTCCCGCGTGTAGCGCTCCTGCGCGGCCATGAACTCGTCGCC harbors:
- a CDS encoding RNA polymerase sigma factor; translated protein: MKRSREKAASELFAALYPRLAGWCRRLVDDDETAHEIASEAFTRLWARWTSVAEPRGFLYVTAANLVRDHWRKLERERRAVRRATAEAAVRPQTEQADPSVRLLVQSLPERLRVPILLHYYADMPIREVSALTGRKEGTIKADLHAARELLRAHLRRSLDHTL
- a CDS encoding RNA polymerase sigma factor; the encoded protein is MAEKVRSEDEETRGRTDVDGREWRSTIAAAQAGDRRALDELVAGWLPLVYNIVGRALNGHADVDDVVQETMLRAVDNLGTLRDPDSFRSWLVAIAMRQIRDRARRRTSETLDDGAGDQAADFAELTVLRLQLEGQRREVAEAVRWLDDEDRQLLSLWWLEVAGELTRRELAAAVGISRQHAAVRVQRMKERLETARGIVRALDSSCPELPEVTGRWDGRPDSVWRKRLARHIRGCAYCSGARETVVPAERLLVGIALVPVPVGFTLSLALGGKTAAAATSVGWSAKVISALTKPAVAVTAGATIAAGGAYVVTQTPDKPPPRAAVAPTAASTARPPSHTPSPTPSASPSPSPTKTDVYGTVVDAVDRAPDPNARPGALPHRPESGITSTGGAKAVMQHRGDGVTLSGKGYVLVRWQISPKSRPGALVMPAWTGLKGKLFHVASGGGRRMDDALAGSPDGYATGMGGPDIGYAVLPSGTQQMWQNEYFYLDGTVTLTVNERGADYGLIVFPSSWDEANKDVTTGPAQGAIRYGLVRDNGEDTAPVPQYLTRSTPTDPATVAQRSRV
- a CDS encoding serine hydrolase domain-containing protein, giving the protein MAVRRPVVALAVAVALGLAAGPLSAPALASPGTVAARTTGPDAEALRAALAGLPDADATAALVRVGGTDGRWRGSAGVHDLASGRKADPNALFRAGSTTKVVTAAVVLQLAAEGKVELGTPVQHYLPGLLSTAFKPITVRQLLNHTSGIQAGDGFGDSFEEAYAHRFDTLTPKEVVVSAVAKGPEFRPGEKQDYLNINYTILGMLIEKVTGHTYAREATRRILRPAGMRHSYFPGTDPRIHGPHNHGYQAVKRADGTTEFVDVTDWNQADRWAAGDMISTTADLERLITHLFRGDLVPEPQLEEMFTVPSGIEGADMSAGLQRFEYGGRVYWLKSGARYGYSAVVVATRDLSRTLVYSVNSTDAKGESMNPVAQRIALAALK